A single region of the Triticum dicoccoides isolate Atlit2015 ecotype Zavitan chromosome 2B, WEW_v2.0, whole genome shotgun sequence genome encodes:
- the LOC119368491 gene encoding uncharacterized protein LOC119368491 has translation MVSIEFRSSATSWIQSIVVLTLVKLMNVNEDYGELSSVASSVLCTDSSCSNTLFVAGVWKCMPQYIWWICEMVYGKNSKENPIIRVRGKSSAMMMMMMMLLSMMKMMMDAFNIS, from the exons ATGGTGTCCATTGAATTTCGTTCATCTGCTACTAGCTGGATCCAAAGCATTGTAG TTTTGACCCTCGTAAAGCTGATGAATGTGAATGAAGATTATGGAGAACTTTCTTCAGTAGCAAGTTCTGTACTCTGTACTGATTCATCATGCAGCAACACACTGTTTGTG GCAGGGGTTTGGAAGTGCATGCCGCAGTATATATGGTGGATTTGTGAAATGGTGTATGGGAAAA ATTCAAAAGAAAACCCGATTATAAGGGTGCGCGGAAAGTCTAgtgcaatgatgatgatgatgatgatgttactatccatgatgaagatgatgatggatGCTTTCAATATTAGTTAA